The genome window agagagagattgagagagattgatgattttgtgagaaaaataaaagaatgagggggtatttatagttgaaaatagggaaaaagtataattataaaaagtttgaggttaaaataaaatttggggcgttaaatggctattttgcaaatagccaacggctattttggcagaccaaacgtctagtttttaaatggccaaacggttaatttttttttttttataaaattatccgttgggcccgtttaggaccgcttgaaccggcccacttctgaGCCGGTCCCGATCCtaaacggtcccggtctcgcgggcctcccctATGAGACCGGCCCACCACCCGGCCCATcaccccacggtcccggtcctatccggcTAGGACCGTTTAGGCTCACCGCCCatgtgggcttgcggtcctgggccggtcccgatCCTAACCGGCCCACTAGCCACCCCTACCAACATTTGTTAGATAATGTTGTTATatcattgagtgagtgatttaaTTAGCGGAGACTAGGACAGAGTGTTTTACCTATGTGTTTAAGATCTTAATTTAGAGTCTACTTCTATTTCTGTTAAGTTAGATATTATACATGTATATCATGTTGTTTCACCAAGGGGTTATGATATTGTATAAGCTGACATACATTACTTTGCATGAAATGAGTCAATTTTAACATATTAAGtctttacataaatagccggtcatattcaTTGTTTAGTTTTTCTAACCATATACAAATATTATACACAACTATACACATATAATActtaaattatgcatatattatacctccacCGGCTATTTTAAGTTTAGGCAATTGGGTGGGAGACTATTTGAattaatttaataataataataatcttaTATCATTAATATAATTGCTCCAAGCAATTTTTGGGTTATCATTAACATGATTCATACAAGCTGGTATATCTTGACCAAATTCAAATTGCATCGATACTCTATGTGAGAGATATTGTTCTATACAATCCACTTTAAGAAGTTCAGAAGCTCGAACAAGTCGAGCAAAACTCAAGATTTCTCTTCCAATCTTTTCTCCAACCACCAGATATTCCTCCTTTTCCTTGTAAACTTTGTTGATGTCCCAATTTTTCACAGAATCAATAGCATAAGGACACCACGCAAATAAGTCTAATGTAGAATCTATCTAGTAAATTGCTAAGTTAGAGGGTCTAACTTACAAAAAGTgctaagcttaagggactatttAGGTATTTGACCATTTAGAAACGACGAATATGAATTACTTATATATTTTTTAACCTCACTATAATAACTATGAAAGATCATTCTAATTTTTAGTTCTAAAATGCTAGCTAACTCCAACACGGAGGTTATTAATAAGGTCCTTCTAATAATTAATGCTTTTCATAGTAAAATGCTCTTGCtaatctatatatttatataaatggGAAATTGAGAAGCTTATGTGGCATATCTTTTAAGCCACCATtcttatttatcttttttctcggATTTTCAcaacttttttctcttttttccgttcttctatttattttttattctgaAGTTAAAGCCTTTACATAAAGTTTcagttataaaattaattattctttCAGTTATAGCTTTATGCGATCATGAATTTCTCCAAATTCTTTCAGTTACACCTTGATACATGCATCACTTAATTATAGAATTTGAATGGAATCCTCACCATTCTATTGTTAAACCACTGTATAAACAAACATACCATATCGAAACGCCGTGCAATATGGTTTAGCATAAATAGGTTTATTGTTCAGATGAATGAGGTCATGTGACCAAGCCATTAGCAATCCAAGGTTACTTTCGTATTTCACTTATGGTGCAAGGTCATGTATCTGGAACTCCTATTGTATCATCACCATATCGTGTTATATAAATAGCTCTTCCTTGATCCAACACCACTCCCTAGGGGTTGGACTCAGGCTTCCGCTAGGGGTATAAAGTTTCATGGATATAATGGGGGTGAAGCAAGCGAAGAAGAAATTAAACGTAGCAGGCGATGAGAAGCATTGTAGAAGTTCTTCACTAAAGCAACAACCATTTTGATATATCTTTTTACATGGACTTTTGTGAATGTAGTTTTGTTTCACTTGAAAGTTTCAACTGTCCCATCTTTCGTTTTTCTATTGAAGCACTTTGATTTATGTATTACTACAAAAAAACACTTCGAATATATAGGCTAAAATGATAAGAGTATTCCAagaaaattttaacttttttttattttgcataaaattattattttccaaTTAAAGTTTCGCGTACAAAGATGATAGAAACTTAGAATCCatcaaactgtatagagaacctggttctctatcagttcccacaaAATACACACAATaagagataagtaaatgacacaacagagttttacgtggaaaattcccagctcacgggattaaaaatcacgacctacactcgtaggatttcaacttcactaatcGAGCAatttttagattacaacctattgtaacataggaattaaactcttaatccaccactcacttgtaataactctattacaagcctctttgtaataactttattacaaagctcacaactcgactaactctagccaagacacaaatacaatgtttatggttttacaaatggtttcctacacaatgcttctatcTAAGCTAAGTAGAAATTACAAGTAAATCACtctaacaaaggtgcaacacaactaaggacatataatGACACAATGCTGAAAAttggtccttcgttatgttgttctttgttcttgaagccTGGAAGTCACTTGCAAGATGGAGACACACTTGAGAGGAAACTTAATTAATTCTCGGATGTGCAAGTGGGTGCTTTCTTCATTGCTTCATGTTAATAATATCCAAGTGATGTCACTTAGATAATGCAAGCAAATATCCGGTACAAGGCATTCCCAATAAAGTAATTGTTGCACTGTTAACACTATTGTGTGTGCAGAAGAACAGTTGCAACGACTTTACAGCTGTGAGCAGTTGAATGGTACAGTCAACAGGGGAACTAATGTCCATTTGTTTCCTTTGTCGTCTCTTTGACTCTAGATATTGGAACTTGTTGTTGTGTTTTGGCACCTTGATATGTGTAACAGGTTATTGATCTGGTTCTTATCactaagtttgttagatcatcaaaatataacaagtcatataatttatcaatttttccctttttgatgatgacaaacttataattgaagttccCCCTGAGAACCAGAATGCCATACAATATTTTCTGTACTTCCCCCTGAACCTATTCCccctctcaattaatttttcccttttggcatcataaaaagaataTCCACAAATAATAAGCAAAATGATGTCCAGCAtagttaactcatgccacttgtgtgCACACAAACATGACTAAAAATAGAGCATAAGAGTATAATATGCATAGTAAAATGACGGAATAATTAGTAAGTTTAAGGAAAAGAGAACATAAATAGTAGCACCGTTGTTACACAACCATGCACAAATCAAAACAACTTAAAAAGTaccagccatcaaatacaacaaaACGGGGGGACCAAGATAGAGGACAAATAACAATTAACTAGATATTGTGAAGAGAACTGTTTCAAGGAGCACTAGAAGGTGGAGGCAGGGATGAAGAGGTAAGGGTTCTGAGGAGAATATCCATTCGGACATTTGTAGACACTTGCTCGTTAAGCAGACGCTCCTTCAGGTCCACGACCTATTTCCAGAGATCTGCATTTTCCATGGTCAGACGGGCAACCTTTATGCCTTGTGCAGTgctggaaccaggtgcctcctggGCCTGACTAAGCTGCTCTTCAAGAATAACATTTTGTGCCTTCAACTTCCTTAGTGGAATTGCTGTCAACCCCTCTTTTCTTATCAATGTGATCACACTCTTCTAGGTTGATTTTGAAAAGGTTTGCTTACGAGTTCCCACTGTTGCTTTTTTCAAAGTGACTGTGAAGAAAATGAACACCTTAGTGATCTAGAACCCGTAGGGCaacccatgattaccatccttaAAGTCTGCCACTTTCTTCATACGCACAATCATGAGACCTGGTAGATTGATAGTAGTGTAGGCATCAGTGCTTCCATTAGGAAAAGGTCTTCTCTTGACGTAATGGAATGAATTTCTGCACGTGGAAGCAAAACCTTGTTCACCATCTCGAACAACAGTTGATACactggaaggagggccttcttgtgcACTTGTTCCCATTGCTGCAATGCATCATCCTTCAGAATGACACTTCTGAAATTGGGAGAACAAGTCCCATCAAAGGATGATATTCCTTCAGTAGGTACTCCCAAAATATTTACCGACACGTCCTCGTCCATCACAAAGTCTACACCGTCGACCTTCAAACAGATGTTATCCTCTTCCACTGTCAACATGTCTGCATAGAAACTATGCACCTCTTCCTCATACACCTTAGGGCTCTCATTGATGAACAAGTGTGTCCACCGTTGGAACTCACAAATATCAACCAGTTGGCgcatccctgtcatgtcaagaataTCAGGAGCAAATGTTCTACCCCACACCACCCTTTGTTTTCTCAGGTTTTCTCTTCCTTCATCCTTAGTCATACCCATCTTGGCCTTTTTGGAGTAACCATGTTCCTCATTGTTACTAGCCTTCCTTTTCACAAACTTTCTcatatttttctctttctttgcaGACTTATCAGATAATTTCTCACCAGACTTCTGAGACACCTTTTCACTAGACTTGTCTACCTCAACATTTTCCACTTCTACTGCCTTCACAGATGGCTCACTCTTGGGTTTTAGATTCACATGTTTCTTAGAGGACCTACGAATTAAGGAAGCAAGCTCCTCATTGACATCTTCATCGTCAATATCAACAACAAGTGATGGAGGCACTTCCTCTTCATTCACCAGCTTTCCACCCTTCACCAACCTCCTCcacttcttcttctcttctttgtttttcttcagAACTGACTCAAGTGTTTCCTTCTTTTTTAGTCTAGTAGTAGGTCTTTTAAGAGTGGTCTCTTTGGGAGTTGCCCTCCTACTCCTAGCCGTAATAAAGGTTGCAATAGACACATTGTCATAATCCTCCTCACTGTTCTCATTTTCTTCCTCAGAAAGAGATCGCGTCTCAAGAAAAACGATAGTTAACGGCTCAGTATTGAAGTGATGAGAGGGAGAAGGATCAGTACTGACCTGGGCTCTTTTGAAGAGTAAggagtttcatcccaagtaggagcagaTGGCTCCTCTTGGGCTGAGGGAACAGGTCCCTCATTTGTTTCCCTAGTAGTACTATCAGGTGCCAGATTTTCAAGGGGTGCCAGTTCCCTACCCTCTTCCTGATGACCTTCACCTTCCGCCTGAGACCCAATGGTCTCATTAACCCCCCCACAACCACCAACCAAACCTCCCTCTGCATCGATTAACAATATGTTCTCAATGGCTTCTTGTTCATTTACCCCCAAAGTAGAGTCAGAGGGTACATAAGGAATATTACTGGGAGGGTTGGCAATATTCAAATTGAAGCTTGAACTAGGCATTGCTGAGGCTTCACTACAACGAATCATATCCTATTGGACTTCATCACTCTCCCCAGCCTTCTGACTAGAAACTTCTTGACCTTCCTCTGCATCTACTGTTTCACATTTTGCCTTTTTTTCCAGTAAGGCAGAAGAAGAGGTTGCAGCAACGAATTGTTTGGGGTTCTGAGTCTTGCGACTTCGGTGAGAACTATAATTTGATTGGGTTGGAGAGGAAGTAGCATGTAGTTGTTGATTTGGTATGGGGTTCGGACTGGGTGACAGAGGTGACTCTGATCCTTGTTCATGTGCTTCATGAGATAAAGACACAGTGGGGACTACACTGGAGACGTTTCAAACCTCTTGATTTTGAGACATAGTGGAGATTTGTAGTGAGGACATGAGAAGAAAAGTATTTCCTTTGAGAGAGAAAATGGAATTTTTGGCTTTGATGTGGATAGTGAGGAAAGAGACAGCTTTTGGGGTTATTTAGGGGAAGTGGGGGACCTGTTGCAAATGGGTACGAATCAACAGGTATACGGGTCATTTAGTAATGGGTGTGACTTTTGAGTTCTAAGGGATGATAGAGAGAGACTGAAACTTAAAATGATGTGGCACTTTTATAGCCATTTAAAAATGTGCATGAGAATACAAaggaactactaacctgtgtTAAGGGAACCGGGTTCCCTGACTTAGTTTTGTAAATGTGAGCCTCATCCTTTTACCAAGATGCAATGTCATTAGCTACTTGTTTGCTCAATTGTTGccatgcgtgtctacctgtaacggtaCAGAGATGAGTTAGAACTTGCCAGAAAATACGTTTTAGCTATTTTTTACCTGTTcattctttcatagccaatcattgagGGACCTGGTTATTAGTTCTATTTTATCAACCCCAATACCAATCGATTCTTTTCAAAATGCTCTCTGctcagtgctttggtgaagatattTGCTATTTGGTCTTCTGTTTTGCAGAACTTCATGCAGATAAGacccttttcaacattgtctctgagaaaaTGATGCCCACATCAATGTGTTTTTTTCTCTTATGCTGAACTGGGTCTTTGCCATATTGAGAGCACTGGTATTATTACACAGTAATGGCATACAATCAGAAAATACACCAAAGTCCTCCAGTTGCTACTTGATCCATAACAGTTGAGCGCTGCAAGAGGCAGCTACCACATACTCAGCTTCTACAGTTGAAAGAGCCACAGAGTTTTATATCCTGGTACCCCCATGAAATCAGACACGATCCCAAAAAATGTGTCATGCCAGATGTGCTCTTTCTATTCACCAGATAACcggcataatcagcatcagcatacctAATTAAGTTGAAATTGTCTTCTAAAGGATAACAGAGAACCAGGTCCTGCATTCCTTTAAGATACCTTAGAATTCTCTTGGCGGCCTTCAGATGAGATTCTTTTGGACTAGACTGAAATCTAGCACATAATCCCACACTGAATACAATATCAGGTCTACTAGTTGTGATATATAAGAGTGAACCAATGATACCTCTGTACACGGTTCGTTCACAGGAGAACCAGGTTTATCCACGTCTAGATGAGTGGCAGTGGAAATAGAAGTATAAATGATCTTTGAACTTCCATCTCAAATCTCTTTAGGAGCTCATTAATGTACTTCTGCTGGCTTATCATTGTGCCCTTAGGAGTTTGCTTAACTTGCAGCCctaagaaaaaatttaatttccccatcatgctcatttcaaactcactttcCATGAGCTTTGAAAACTCTTTACACTAGGAATTATTTGTTGAACAAAAAATGATGTCGTCAACATAAACttgcacaatgagcaggttccttcCCCGTTTCTTTAGAAATAGGGTGTTGTcgatttttcctcttgtaaagaCATTTTCAAGGAGAAATTtagacaacctttcataccatgcatgAGGGGCATGCTTCAGTCCATATAATGCCTTGTCAAGTTTGAATACATGCTCGGGATGCTCATGATATTCAAAATCGGGTGGTTGTTTGACGaagacttcttcctttagatatccATTCAGAAattcacttttgacatccatttgaaacaatttgaattccatataagATGCAAAGGCAATGATGATTCCGGTGGCTTCCATTCGATCAACTAGAGCAAAAGTTTCATTATAGTTGACCCTTCTTCTTGACTGTAGCCTTGAACTACTAACCTTGCCTTGTTCCTTATTTTGTtcccaaactcatcaagtttgtttctgaacaCCCACCTAGTTCCTATAACAGTTCTGTCTGAGGGTTGAGGAACCAGGTGTCATACattgttcctctcaaattgatggatttcatcttgcatagcagtaatccagtcagcatctttcaatgtttctttgatatttttgggTTCAATTTGAGAGAGGAAAGCTGAGAAGGTAAGTGAGTTTCTTGACTTTGATCTAGTTTGAATCCCTAAGTCAAGAAGAGTGATTATATTTTGAAGAGGGTGTAAACTTTTGTGTTTCCGGTTAGACACCTGAATCTCATTGCGAGAGGATCCAGGTTCCTCTAAATGAGATCCATTGTTGACATAAGTGCCACTTCTCAACTCAGCATCAATAGTTCCTTGCACGGCATCAATAACTTTGTTctctgcttcagttgttgtgattaAGGGACCAAGTTCCTctgtatcagtttgcaattcagCTGCACCATCTTCATTTGATTCCTTGACCCGACTCATCATGTCAGCCTTTCCATTTGCCATATCAATGACTTCACCAGGAACCTTTGACTTCTCTCTGTCTTGATTAACcttatcatgtgaatctttccttaacacattgagttcttttgttatagGCCTTGTAGGCTTTACTTTGTGATGAATAGCCAAGGaggattccttcatcacttttggcatcaaattttccCAGTGCTTCCTTCTCATTATTAAGAATGAAACATTTGTAGCGAAACGTCCTCAAATGTGTTAGCTTGGGTTTTCTCCCGTTCAGCAGTTCATACGGGGTTTTGTACAATAGAGACCTGATCATGCGCCTGTTCACCAAATAGCATGCAGTGTTAACTGCCTCTGCCCAGAAACTTTTTGCAACACCACTATCAATCAGCATTGTCATTTCCATATCTTTaagagtcctatttttcctctccacaacaccattttgttggggtgttcTTAGAGCTGAAATATTATGACTTATATTTTTTTCAGCACAAAATTCGTCGAATTTTGCATTGTCAAACCCTATGCCGTGATAAGAACTTATACTCACAACATTATAGCTCATCTTCACAAAAGCAGCAAACACTAGAAAAGCTTCATCCTTGGTTCTAAGGAACATAGTTCAGGTGAATCTAGAGTAGTCATCCACTATGGCGaaaatgtacttctttcctcctctacttggcaccctcataggtccacacagatccatatggaggagatcaagtggccttgaggtgcttacttcctttttgggcttgaaggaggacctgacttgctttccttttacacatgcatcacatACCTTGTGATCTTTGAAACTTGACTTAGGCAgcccacgaaccaggtccttcttggCCAATTTGTTCAGCAATGTAAAGCTTGCATGACCTAATCTTTTGTGCTATAGTTCAGCATTTTCATCAACAACACTCAAGTATGTAAGATCCTTATTGTTCAAGGATTCAAAATTAGcaacataaatatttttatatcttttttCCACTAGACCACTTCACCAGTCACGAGATTTGTGACTGTGCAGGTTTTTGACACTAATtccactttgtttcctttgtcacagatttgagagacactcagtaggctatatttcaagccattcacataatacatattctcaaatgagtcttcccaattcttcctactcccagaatgtatccctttttgcattgccaaaggacacactccctccttgcagaGCTTTAAGTGAAAGGAAATCATCGATGCTTCCAGTCATATGCTTAGAACCACCATTATCCATATACAATTTCTGGCTGCTTCCTTTCTCTGCTCCCTGCACAAGAAAATCAaggattagacttaggaacccaaacaagtttgagTCCCTTGTAGTGAGAAAAAGGGCGAATTAAACTTCTTTTTGTCCAAAACAGGCAATACACGTTTTTTAATAAATGATCCAGGTTCCTTAGCAGTAGTTACCTTTTCAACAAAAACTTGGTTTTTCTGTTGAGACTGAATTCTAGCCTTATAGTTTTCTTTAATGTGTCTAGTGttgccacagtgagtgcaaagtCAGTTATTAGGgacagtaacatacttgctataCGGATTGTAGGGAGTCATTTTCTTTTGAAACCCGACTCCCTACATGTTCCCACTATTGCTTGTAAACATAGCGGTGATtgtatcagaggaccaggtccactttagagttttttctaggtcatttttaactcCGCCTAGATCTTCTTGAAGTTGTCTATTTCTTTCAAGTTCAGCACGTATACTAGATTTCACAgatttgagttcattttcaagcttaatgtgtgcctcacttgcaacttccttttACTTTTGGATAATCCCTAAACTGTTTCCCCTTTTTAGTTCCTCTATTGTTTCTTTTAGGTCCATAACAATTACCAACATGTCATCTCTCTCATTTTCTACGTTTCCAATTTTTTTAGTTAGAACATCCGTTTGTTTCTTTAGAACCTCGATGGTTTCTTTTACGACTACCAGATCATCTCTCTCATTTTCTACATCTCCTAGTTCCACAGTTAatgcatttttatcatttataataCTGTGATAAACATCAATTAAAAACTTTGCCAAAGATATAAGCTTTTTTTTAGAGTAAtacttcaaatttctttgaacgtctagaaagtttacctcatcatcatcatcttcatcatcgtCAGATTTTCCATCAAAGCAAATATtgagtcatattcagctgcttcaCTTTCAACTGCCATCATGTAGGTATCACCTTGTGCATCATCGTCTCCAGATTCGCTGGAAGaatctccccatgcagcaagagcttgtttcacaacattgtcagCGGCTTCTTTTCTCTTGAATCTTTTGTCAAGAACCGAGTTCCTCTTGACTGCTTTGTTTGTATAGTGCTTGTACAATTCTTTCTTGAGGAGAGGATAGTCTTTGATGAAGCGTCCTGGCTTACTAAATTTATGACACAAGTCATAACCTCTTGGCTTGCTGGAGCTgcccctttttggaatgcctccattcctacgaaccattttctgaaatcgCTTCGTTAGGTAGGCCATGTCAGCATCCTTACCACTAGAATCATTATTGTCTatcttgaggaccaggttcttctcctttttgggctctcttctttcatggtccttcttcttcttcatttcgtaGGTATTCAAATTTCTAATGAGTTCATGAATGGTCAGCTTTTGCAGATCCTTTGCCTCCGTGATAGCATTTACTTTAGTTTCCCGAGAACTAGGTAATACAGTGAGTATTTTCCTAACAAGTTTTTTCCTTGGATTGATCTCTCCTAGAAAGTGGAGCTCGTTAATGATAGAGGTGAATTGAgtgtgcatgtcctgaatggaTTCATCATCCTTCATCCTGAAAAGTTCATACTCAGTGGTGAGCATGTCGATCTTCgactgcttgacttgagttgttCCTTCATGTGTCATTTGGAAAGCTTCCTAGATCTCTTTGGCTTATTGACAGGCAGAAATCTTGTTGTATTCGTCTGGACCAATACCACAGATGAGGATCTTTTTTTCTCGGAAGTTCTTCTATATAGCTTTGCGGTCAGCATCGTTGTACTCCTTCC of Nicotiana tomentosiformis chromosome 7, ASM39032v3, whole genome shotgun sequence contains these proteins:
- the LOC104087075 gene encoding uncharacterized protein, which codes for MTHEGTTQVKQSKIDMLTTEYELFRMKDDESIQDMHTQFTSIINELHFLGEINPRKKLVRKILTVLPSSRETKVNAITEAKDLQKLTIHELIRNLNTYEMKKKKDHERREPKKEKNLVLKIDNNDSSGKDADMAYLTKRFQKMVRRNGGIPKRGSSSKPRGYDLCHKFSKPGRFIKDYPLLKKELYKHYTNKAVKRNSVLDKRFKRKEAADNVVKQALAAWGDSSSESGDDDAQGDTYMMAVESEAAEYDSIFALMENLTMMKMMMMSIINDKNALTVELGDVENERDDLVVVKETIEVLKKQTDVLTKKIGNVENERDDMLGAEKGSSQKLYMDNGGSKHMTGSIDDFLSLKALQGGSVSFGNAKRDTFWE